Within Candidatus Thorarchaeota archaeon, the genomic segment CGGTTGATCTTGGAATGAAAGAACAACACGACGCAAAAGCCCCTCTTTTCGAGACCAGAGTTCCGCGTGAACCAATTGAATGTGACTTGGGTAGTGTACGACTTCCGTCAATGCATCCTGATGTGAAACATACTCTTGATTCAAGTAACACAGTCGTTTCTGAAGAAGCATTGAAACGATATCTTGAAGGTAACACTGTCGTTAAAGAGGATGTAAAGGCTATCTGGGAATCCGTAGAGGGGCCGGGCACGCCTTCTTTAGTTTATGACGAGTTTCAAGTTGGGATTGCTATCGAACGTGATCGTCGAGCAGCAAAGGAACATCATCTTTATGCTATCAAGTTTGCTCGTCCTGTTGAAGGACTGGAACTATGGATTGGATTAGACGGAGTCACTCTGGACAAACCACCCCATAATGGAATACTGATGCGGTTTGGTGGCGAGGGGAAACGAGCTTTTGCTCAAGCAGTAGATGAGCATACTCTTCTCAAACCCGAAATCCATGGAGAACTATCGAAAACAGGCCACCTGAAAATTTTGCTGCTTCAACACGCAGATTTTGATGGTACGTGGCTGTTACCTGAGTTTGAGCAAATTACCGACGAGGATGGAATAACTTCTTGGCGGGGGAAATTGGGGGACTTTGAAATGAATCTAATAACCGCAAGTATAGGCCGACCTGTCTATGCTGGCGGATGGGACATGGCCGCGGGGCGACCTAGGGCTTTGAGAGCTCTAGTTCCTGCTGGCAGTGTCTATTACCTAAAGATCAATCCCGAGCAAGCTGAACAAATCGTACGCAAACTGCACGGCTCGAAGATTGGTCGCAATACAAACATTGGATATGGTCATATTGCACTAGGAGTGTGGAACGAATGAGTAGAACAAACGGAATTCTTGGGTTGTATACGGAAACATCACTGCATCCCGGAACTGGACAAAATGTTGGATCAATCGATCTACCTGTTCGCCGGGAAAAACATACGAGGTTCCCGTTCATACCAAGCTCGAGTCTGAAGGGCGCATTTAGGAATGTTGAATATTCGGAGGATTACAAAGAGATTCTCTTTGGTGCTGAACTTGGCAGCGCTAAGCACTTTGCTGGAGCATTGTCCGTGAGTGACGCCAGGCTGTTACTGTTTCCAGTTAGATCAATTCGGTATGGTTTCGTCTGGGTCACAACACCTTTTGTCTTGCATCGGCTGAGTCGTGATCTTCGGCTACTTGGTTTGGATGCACCTGAGTTCTTTACGAGCGAGGTTGTAAATGGAACCGCAATTGTCGGCGAGAAATTGGCCTCGAAAGACTCCATAATTCTTGAGGATATGATGTTGACAACAAAAACTGATGATCATCTGTCTGATATTGCAAAGAAGGTTGGCTCGCTTTGTTTGAAAGGGGAGGCCAACAAACCAATGCTGGACCTGCTCTTGGAAAAACTGGTCATTGTGTCGATGAATGACTTTGTTCATCTTGTACAATATGGGACAGAGGTAGTCGCCCGCAATCAGCTGAATGAGAGTAAAATCAGTAAGAATCTGTGGTACGTAGAGCTAATTCCGCGTGACAGTGTGTTCTATGTTGTTGTGAGTGCTGAAGATAGTATGCATGCTGAAAATCACAGTTCAGCGGACCTCTTTTCCACCTTTAAGGCAGCGTTTGATAGTAAATATGTCCAGATCGGTGGTCATGAAACATTAGGTCAGGGATGGTGCCTATCTACTGTAAACAGTGAAGACGATTTGATCACGTTTCTTGGGGAATCTTCTAGGGAGGAATAGATTTTGTCGAACGGAGTCCGGTTAACTCTTGAGCAAGAAGAAGCAAAATTTGCGTTAGAATGTATCGAGAAAGTAAAAGACAATATATTGGAGATTACAAGTAGTGAAAGAGTACAAATAAAATCATACCCCAGTGATTATCATCGATTTGCCAAGCGTCTTCCAGCTATGATTCTCAATAATGGACTAGGACCTACATTAGCGTTCATTAAAGCATCATCAGAAAAAGAGAATGACTCTAGCAAGGCAGCAGCTGCGATTTATTCCCATTTTACCCATTGGCTATGTAAATCAAGGCAGGTCTATCCCGAGGATAAAGATCTTCTCAAGAGCATTGTAAGCACCGAGATGTATACCTATTTTGAAGCACAAGATCTTGCACTTAGATTGGCAACATGGTTGTCTCGACTTGCTGATGCGTATCTTCCTAAGGAGTGATAAGAATGAAACATTTCGCAATTTACGAGTCAAAAAAAGTTTCAGAATTAATAGAATCCCCCGGAGGAAAAATAATAAATAATGCGGGTCTTTTCTTTGAAAGATATCCCTTGCTCTGGACATATAACGATTCTATTAGTGATTCTGATAAACCAGAAAAGACACATGATTCACTATCTAATAAATTCTTTAAACAGGTTATGTGGGCATTACGACATGCTGAGATTCATGACCAGTTGCGTATTTACCATAACCGGATTTCGACCATGGTACATACAATAGGTGGTCACTCGTTTGAACTGACGACAAGAAGCCGATTTGTTACAGGTCTGGGTGCAACACATCCTTCAGAAACAGGTTTTAGGTGGGATCATAATCTTGGAATCCCTGTTATCCCTTCATCATCGATTAAGGGAGTGTTACGGACTTGGTACAGGGACTATTCTCACGATTCAGATATTCTCGAGTGGCTTGGACCTGAACATAGTCCTGGAAACGATTCATCATCTGCGGGAAGTCTCATAATATTTGATGCAATTCCTCGAATCGAAAAGAAACGGTCAATCTTGAATTTGGATATTATGAATCCACATTATAGTAAGTATTACTCAAATCCTGAGAAGAATCCACCTGCTGACTATTATTCACCAGTACCCATTTTCTTCTTGACTGTTGCTCCTAATACAAGGTTTTCGTTTCATATAGCGCCTCGTCCGAATTGCGCTGTCGATTTAGGCAAGGTCGAGTCTACAATTCACGAAGCATTAGAGACAATCGGTATTGGTGCAAAGACATCTGTTGGATATGGTCAGTTTATATCCCGGTAAGGAGTTATCGACTATGGTAGGAGTAAAACGTATACGTCGTCGTGATTCGGATTCAGCAAAGCCCGAAAGGAATCACAGTTATGAAATAGACCCTTCCCAACTTGAAGCCTCTATTTTGGCCTATAGAAACCTACCAGAAGTCGATAGTGATCAAGCCTGTTACCACTTGATGAAACGAGTATCAGTAGGTCTCGCGGATATCTCCCGATACCTTGAACACTCGATTAAAAGTTATGAGTATTCAAGCCTATTCATTCTTGTTCAACAATTGAATACTAGAGTTGGAGATCATATTCTAAAGAACTATCCCAATGCCCGCTGGTGTAAAATTATCAAAACCGTTCCAAAAGGAAAAAAGAAGGCTCAATCTGTTCTACGTAGAGGTAAAACTTTACTCAGTCCTACTGAAGTGCCTGACGTTGAACCGTATATGGAAAAATTACCTTCGTCTGCACCTGATGAAGTAATTAATATTGTCCGAAATCAGGGCAATGATGAAAATGGATTTTTGGGATACCCTGTTGAAGTTTTAGATCTCCGATTCAATGCCCTTCTTTTATCTTCTGCACCTAATACTCGAAGACGTAATGAAAAATTCTGGGTCTGCTATATTCCTTCAGCATATTCATTGCGTAGATATCGTGATGCGGTCAATAATTTAATACACTCGCCAACAAACAATTTACGTCCACTTCTTAACTTATTTGAACGACGTGCATATGCTCAGTGGCCAGACTTCAAGCTAGTCAGAATCAACGATTGGCTATTTCTCACAGATCCAGATATTGGATCTGAAAATCCTTTTGAAGACTACGAAGACGATTGGGATTATCTGGACGATGGCTATCATGATGAACGGAGTTCTACGAGTGAGGCTCGAAATCCGTCAACATCTGATCAACGGAGATTTGTTCGGCTTGCACTGAGTACGCCAGATTTTGGATTGCTATGGGGTCCACCAGGTTCAGGTAAGACCTACACCATCATGGAGCTAATTTTTCAGGCTGTAAAACGTGGTTGGCGTGTTTTGTTCTGCGCCTCTACTCATGTTGCTATTGATCAAGCGCTTGAACGCTTACTTGCTAACAAAGATGCAATGAAATATATTGTACCTCTACGGATTGGAGATTCTGAAAAAATCAGTGATTCCATTAGAGAATATAAACTTGCACGAATTAGTTCCAAGTATCGCCAAGAAATAATGGATGATCTCCGCAAACAGCCCTCATTAACAGTTTCTCAGGAGAGATGGTTAAGTGCTCTCGGTTCCAAAGATGGAAATTATTGGATGGAACGTACTCTACTAGATTCTGCTAATCTCATTTGTGGGACAACCGTTGGGATTCTTCAGCATCCCGAAATTCGTAGAGGCGATTGGTTTGCACACAAACCAATGTTTGATTTACTGATAATTGATGAAGCTAGCAAGACCACATTTCATGAATTCCTCATTCCTGCTCACTTTGCTAAACGTTGGATTCTTTGTGGGGATCCTCGTCAGCTTTCTCCGTTTGTAGACGATAATAGCATCCAAATGTCAATTAAATCTCTGATTAGAGACGATTGGAAGCGTGAATGCTGTTATGACGTTTTCAAGGCGATCACTTATGAGAAAACGCAAATAGTTGTAATTAGTGATGATGAAGAGGTAAAGGCGGGGTATCTGACTCAGGTCGAGGCAAAAAATGATTCAGCCGAAAACCAAATAATATCTATTATTAACATTACTGAGGAACCAAAAAATAATGATGAATGGTTAAAGATTCTTGGTTCTCAGATTATTATTTGCAGCATAGATTTAGCACCAATTCTTGGTCGATATCTTCCAGGATCTGTAGATATCATTCGTGGAAACCCCAAACTTTTGGGATCGAAATTCATGGCTAGATATGAATACATGCAGCAAAGCGGAATGTCAAGGGAAATTGATGATACGTGGGACACTCTATTATCACGATATATGGGTTTTGAATTCTACACAAGAAACACTAAGGACGGATCTTTTGAGAACTATAGAGCAAAGAAAGAATTGCTATTGCCCGAATTTGATGGCAATTCGGATGAAGATTTAGATGATGACGACATCAGTAAAAAAACACGTCAACAGTTTGAGCGCAAGTTGGATCGAATTAGAATATGTGCGTATCCTAGTGTATTGGAACTACTGATTGAAGGATTTCGTCCTGAAAGTGAGTATGATAGCACATTGAATAAGGGATTTCCTAACGATGTTAAAAAAAGGAGATTAATAAAATTAAAGTACCAGTTTCGTATGCATCCTGAAATATCAGCATTTCCCCGTAAACAAATATATGATTCGAGTCAACTTCGTGATTCACCGGATATTTCTCAGAGGCGAAAGTGGAGCTATCCCGGCTACAGTTCAAGGGCACAATGGGTTGAAGTCAATGGGATTTGGAGTGACGACGTTAACAATGAAGAGATCTCGCAATTATTATCTGAACTTTCCAAGTTTGTAAGATGGACCTCAGACAATCCGCGTGATGATGGGCGAAAGTGGGAGGTGGCGATTCTATCATTTTATTCTAATCAGGTACATGCAATACTCGAGCGTATTATTAATGATTCAAAACTGAATCAAGAGGGTGCCACTGCTTTTTCAACAAAAAATGTTCATGTATTAGTGGGGACTGTGGATAGCATTCAAGGTAGAGAGGCAGATATTGTGTTCATTAGTTTTGTGCGTAACGGAACACGTGGTGTTGGATTTATTGAGAATCCCAACAGATTGAATGTTGCATTGACGAGAGCGAGATATCAACTCGTACTGATTGGGAATCGGACTTACTTTTCGAAACAAAAGCGATC encodes:
- the cmr5 gene encoding type III-B CRISPR module-associated protein Cmr5, whose protein sequence is MSNGVRLTLEQEEAKFALECIEKVKDNILEITSSERVQIKSYPSDYHRFAKRLPAMILNNGLGPTLAFIKASSEKENDSSKAAAAIYSHFTHWLCKSRQVYPEDKDLLKSIVSTEMYTYFEAQDLALRLATWLSRLADAYLPKE
- the cmr3 gene encoding type III-B CRISPR module-associated protein Cmr3, producing the protein MIRALKFTPLDVLFFRDGTPFNAGEGGAVKSLFPPTPSTAYGAARAFLLEAYCTHLSDYIRRGCGDCPDCETCSIKDIVGHPSKRNGAMDIIGPYIRMDNQMYFPAPVDLGMKEQHDAKAPLFETRVPREPIECDLGSVRLPSMHPDVKHTLDSSNTVVSEEALKRYLEGNTVVKEDVKAIWESVEGPGTPSLVYDEFQVGIAIERDRRAAKEHHLYAIKFARPVEGLELWIGLDGVTLDKPPHNGILMRFGGEGKRAFAQAVDEHTLLKPEIHGELSKTGHLKILLLQHADFDGTWLLPEFEQITDEDGITSWRGKLGDFEMNLITASIGRPVYAGGWDMAAGRPRALRALVPAGSVYYLKINPEQAEQIVRKLHGSKIGRNTNIGYGHIALGVWNE
- the cmr4 gene encoding type III-B CRISPR module RAMP protein Cmr4, whose product is MSRTNGILGLYTETSLHPGTGQNVGSIDLPVRREKHTRFPFIPSSSLKGAFRNVEYSEDYKEILFGAELGSAKHFAGALSVSDARLLLFPVRSIRYGFVWVTTPFVLHRLSRDLRLLGLDAPEFFTSEVVNGTAIVGEKLASKDSIILEDMMLTTKTDDHLSDIAKKVGSLCLKGEANKPMLDLLLEKLVIVSMNDFVHLVQYGTEVVARNQLNESKISKNLWYVELIPRDSVFYVVVSAEDSMHAENHSSADLFSTFKAAFDSKYVQIGGHETLGQGWCLSTVNSEDDLITFLGESSREE
- the cmr6 gene encoding type III-B CRISPR module RAMP protein Cmr6 yields the protein MKHFAIYESKKVSELIESPGGKIINNAGLFFERYPLLWTYNDSISDSDKPEKTHDSLSNKFFKQVMWALRHAEIHDQLRIYHNRISTMVHTIGGHSFELTTRSRFVTGLGATHPSETGFRWDHNLGIPVIPSSSIKGVLRTWYRDYSHDSDILEWLGPEHSPGNDSSSAGSLIIFDAIPRIEKKRSILNLDIMNPHYSKYYSNPEKNPPADYYSPVPIFFLTVAPNTRFSFHIAPRPNCAVDLGKVESTIHEALETIGIGAKTSVGYGQFISR
- a CDS encoding AAA domain-containing protein; translated protein: MVGVKRIRRRDSDSAKPERNHSYEIDPSQLEASILAYRNLPEVDSDQACYHLMKRVSVGLADISRYLEHSIKSYEYSSLFILVQQLNTRVGDHILKNYPNARWCKIIKTVPKGKKKAQSVLRRGKTLLSPTEVPDVEPYMEKLPSSAPDEVINIVRNQGNDENGFLGYPVEVLDLRFNALLLSSAPNTRRRNEKFWVCYIPSAYSLRRYRDAVNNLIHSPTNNLRPLLNLFERRAYAQWPDFKLVRINDWLFLTDPDIGSENPFEDYEDDWDYLDDGYHDERSSTSEARNPSTSDQRRFVRLALSTPDFGLLWGPPGSGKTYTIMELIFQAVKRGWRVLFCASTHVAIDQALERLLANKDAMKYIVPLRIGDSEKISDSIREYKLARISSKYRQEIMDDLRKQPSLTVSQERWLSALGSKDGNYWMERTLLDSANLICGTTVGILQHPEIRRGDWFAHKPMFDLLIIDEASKTTFHEFLIPAHFAKRWILCGDPRQLSPFVDDNSIQMSIKSLIRDDWKRECCYDVFKAITYEKTQIVVISDDEEVKAGYLTQVEAKNDSAENQIISIINITEEPKNNDEWLKILGSQIIICSIDLAPILGRYLPGSVDIIRGNPKLLGSKFMARYEYMQQSGMSREIDDTWDTLLSRYMGFEFYTRNTKDGSFENYRAKKELLLPEFDGNSDEDLDDDDISKKTRQQFERKLDRIRICAYPSVLELLIEGFRPESEYDSTLNKGFPNDVKKRRLIKLKYQFRMHPEISAFPRKQIYDSSQLRDSPDISQRRKWSYPGYSSRAQWVEVNGIWSDDVNNEEISQLLSELSKFVRWTSDNPRDDGRKWEVAILSFYSNQVHAILERIINDSKLNQEGATAFSTKNVHVLVGTVDSIQGREADIVFISFVRNGTRGVGFIENPNRLNVALTRARYQLVLIGNRTYFSKQKRSALLRELSKLESDLTYGAD